The genomic window CCCGTATCATCTCCTATGCTACAGGGTTGATCCTGCTTGCCGTCTTCATAGTCCGAGTTTATTGAACTGCACGTTTTGGTCTACGCTGGGGTGATATCCCAGGGGTTACGACAACTGTGGAGTGTGAATGGAACTTGTCCTTGGTCTTGTGCTTCTCATCATCACGGGGCTGCTGATCGTGATTGTACTTCGTCTCCGCGCGCCCCAGCAGCAGGACGGTACGCAGGCAGCAGTATTGATTCAACAGCAAATTGATTCCCTGCGCGGAGAGGTGAACTCGAGCCTGAGGAACACCTCCGACTCGCTGGGTCTCTCGCTCAAGGGCACTCAGGACGCGCTGTACCAGAGCCTTAAGATGACCTCGGAAACGATGAACCAGCAGCTGAATGTCGTAACGGCGCAACTCTCCAACGTTACGCAGCAGTTGCAGAACAACACCGGCCAGGTCGGATCCCGGCTCGACAATGCCGCGAAAGTCATCCAGGATGTCCAGAACAAGCTTGGCGAGCTTGGTCAGGCCACGAAGGAGATCAAAGAACTTGGACAGAGTGTCTCGAAGCTTGAAGAAATGCTGAAAGCCCCAAAATTGCGGGGGGGACTCGGCGAGCTTCTTCTGGAGGACCTCCTCAGGCAGGTGCTTCCCATCAGGTCATTCGAGATGCAGTACCGGTTCAAGAGCGGGCAGGCGGTAGACGCTGTTATCCACCTGTCGGGGGGAATGGTGCCGGTCGATTCCAAGTTCCCCCTTGAGAACTTCCAGAAAATGCTGGAGGCGAAGAGTGAGCAGGAAAAAAGGACCGCTGTCAGGACATTTCGATCGGATGTGAAGAAGCACATTGATGCGATTGCGGACAAGTACATCCTGCCGGATGAGGGGACGTTCGATTTCGCGCTGATGTACGTGCCGGCGGAGAACATATACTATGAGACGATTATCAAGGACGAATCGGTCTCAGAGGAAGAAGGATTATACAGCTATGCGATGAAGAAGAGAGTGATACCGGTCTCGCCAAACAGCTTCTATGCGCACCTGCGTGTGATTGCCATGGGTTTCAAAGGACTCCAGATTGAGAAGAGCGCCAAAGAGATTTTCCAGAGCCTGGAGCGGCTCGGATCCGACTTGGGGAAGTTCTCGGAAACGTTCGAGACGCTTGGGACCCAGTTGGGCAACGCCAAGAACAATTTCGACAAGGCCGACAAACAACTCAACACGCTCACTGAGAAGTTCAGGACGATTCAGTCAATTCCGGAAGCCGGAACAACGAAACAATTGGATCAGTCGGGGGGGACGAAATAGAACAAAGGGCGGGAGAAGCGAGTACAAAACGAAAGTCCCCTTGCGGGGACTTTCGTTTGTTAGTAGGGTCTAGACACGAACGATGTTGTACGCTCGTTTTCCTTTTTGTTCATCTTTGAGTTCGAACTTCACTGTATCGCCCTGAGAGAGAACATCACGAAAACCGGTACTCTTCACGTTGCTTTTGTGAAAAAAAATCTCATCGCCAGCCTCGGTCACGATAAAACCAAAACCCTTCGACACGATAAAGAACTTTACGGTCCCATTGTTCATAGGTAGTCAACTTCCCATCGTGAGCGACTGAAAAAGAAAACCCCAGGAGAATATCTCGCTGGGGTTGTATAGAGAGTAAATGAAATTAGACCTTCTCTACGTTCGCGGCTTGCAGACCCTTCGGTCCTTGTTGGACATCGAACTGAACCTGGTCGCCCTCGTTTAAAGTACGGTAGCCATCACCACGAATCGCCTTAAAATGGACGAAAACATCTTCGCCGTTCTGACGTGTGATGAAGCCAAAGCCTTTGGCTCCGTTGAACCACTTAACTGTTCCTTTTTCCATGGAACTTCCTTTCGGAAATGATGAATGTAGATGTACACGAGGCAACTAGACGAAACGTTCTTGCGTGCTATAGATGTGTTCTGGTGCCTGGCCTCGTGAAGAATGGAAGGTCACGAAAAGAGGACAAGAACAATGCATCAACAGCGCCGACGCACAAGCTAGGCTACGTCTGCTCAGCAAATAGCGAGGTCGCGCCATTCGCCGGCTTTGAGGTGTACGTTAATTTGCAGATGAAAGGTA from Ignavibacteriales bacterium includes these protein-coding regions:
- a CDS encoding DNA recombination protein RmuC gives rise to the protein MELVLGLVLLIITGLLIVIVLRLRAPQQQDGTQAAVLIQQQIDSLRGEVNSSLRNTSDSLGLSLKGTQDALYQSLKMTSETMNQQLNVVTAQLSNVTQQLQNNTGQVGSRLDNAAKVIQDVQNKLGELGQATKEIKELGQSVSKLEEMLKAPKLRGGLGELLLEDLLRQVLPIRSFEMQYRFKSGQAVDAVIHLSGGMVPVDSKFPLENFQKMLEAKSEQEKRTAVRTFRSDVKKHIDAIADKYILPDEGTFDFALMYVPAENIYYETIIKDESVSEEEGLYSYAMKKRVIPVSPNSFYAHLRVIAMGFKGLQIEKSAKEIFQSLERLGSDLGKFSETFETLGTQLGNAKNNFDKADKQLNTLTEKFRTIQSIPEAGTTKQLDQSGGTK
- a CDS encoding cold shock domain-containing protein, coding for MNNGTVKFFIVSKGFGFIVTEAGDEIFFHKSNVKSTGFRDVLSQGDTVKFELKDEQKGKRAYNIVRV
- a CDS encoding cold-shock protein; protein product: MEKGTVKWFNGAKGFGFITRQNGEDVFVHFKAIRGDGYRTLNEGDQVQFDVQQGPKGLQAANVEKV